One segment of Saccharicrinis carchari DNA contains the following:
- a CDS encoding tetratricopeptide repeat protein: MKVHITLTIILTFLVGLLNAQTVEELYNKRDFKELIKFADKTEELTKEQLYCVGYAFFQLENDKKAIEMYDKAIAKGLDDDYIYLYKGLSLRYDQQFDKAVETFKIAIEKNPIGQKNYTELGNTYYYQKKYDSALVYFRKAREMEFELGDPYFKVPDVYHIQQEFKKALEEYYISASLINKEDPTYVEILKSIGLLEYADTKNYPKSIKAYSEVLSIVPNEYNLYAKLIKAYYANENYVKGDSLFSILKTKYENNELPKEMEEIKGETVDEFTWNSQRVSAMKYYKTPTEFAEPIYQFFLIDKTGTKVEKKILTEKTSFDLDGTIHILCGIDKETGTHYTYPIGWKTDEIDYKKLKEYVILILEGELKSQASSNFSSGNKSKKKKKKGK, translated from the coding sequence TTTAAATGCTCAAACTGTTGAGGAATTATACAATAAAAGAGATTTTAAGGAACTGATAAAGTTTGCTGACAAAACGGAAGAGTTAACAAAAGAGCAATTGTATTGTGTTGGATATGCTTTTTTTCAACTGGAAAATGATAAAAAGGCTATTGAAATGTATGACAAAGCAATTGCCAAAGGTTTAGATGACGACTATATTTATCTATACAAAGGACTTTCATTAAGATATGACCAACAATTTGATAAAGCAGTTGAAACATTTAAAATCGCTATTGAGAAAAATCCTATTGGACAAAAAAATTATACCGAATTAGGCAACACATATTATTATCAAAAGAAATATGACTCTGCGTTAGTATATTTCCGCAAAGCAAGAGAAATGGAGTTTGAACTTGGCGACCCATATTTTAAAGTTCCTGATGTTTACCATATTCAGCAAGAATTTAAGAAAGCACTCGAAGAATATTATATAAGTGCGTCTTTAATAAACAAAGAAGACCCTACCTATGTAGAGATTTTAAAATCAATTGGCTTATTAGAATATGCCGACACTAAAAATTACCCAAAATCAATCAAGGCATATTCAGAAGTACTTTCTATTGTTCCTAATGAATATAATTTATATGCAAAGTTGATTAAAGCATATTACGCAAACGAAAATTATGTGAAAGGAGATAGCCTTTTCAGTATTCTAAAAACCAAATATGAAAACAATGAACTGCCAAAAGAAATGGAAGAAATTAAAGGAGAAACCGTAGATGAATTTACTTGGAATAGTCAAAGAGTTAGTGCTATGAAATATTATAAAACACCGACTGAATTTGCTGAACCAATTTATCAATTCTTCTTGATAGACAAAACAGGTACTAAAGTTGAAAAGAAGATTTTAACAGAGAAAACGTCTTTTGACCTTGATGGGACTATACATATATTGTGCGGAATTGATAAAGAAACAGGAACTCATTATACCTATCCGATTGGTTGGAAAACAGACGAAATAGATTATAAAAAACTTAAAGAATATGTAATCTTAATATTAGAAGGAGAACTTAAATCTCAAGCTTCTTCAAATTTTTCAAGTGGAAATAAGAGCAAGAAAAAAAAGAAAAAGGGAAAATAA